The DNA sequence TGACTCCATTTTGTCGAACGGCTGTCAGACTGGTTACACGACCAGGGAAATGTTCAAAGGTAATGACATCCCCCTTTTGTGTTGTCAGTTGGATGCGATTATCTTTAAGCACAGTTGCCGTGACTGGTTTGCCATTGACCTTGATTTGGCTGGCTTCGATATTTGGATAGTCTACAACTAGGTCTCCACCGACATTTGACAGGAAGGACAAGCTTTGCAGGTTTTTATCTTTCCATTTCATGCTGACTTCAAAGTTACCACGGGCAATCAAACCAGAAACTTGACCGTCTTTCCAAGCATCTGGAAGGGCTGGCAATGGCGCAATATAGCCAGTATGAGATTGGAGGAGCATTTCTGCCATCCCACTAGTTGCCCCAAAGTTTCCGTCGATTTGGAATGGTGCGTGGGTATCCCAAAGGTTTTCTAGGGTTGAGTACTTGAGCTGTTCAGCGAGTAGACGATGGGCACGGTTACCGTCTAAGAGACGGGCCCAAAGGTTGATTTTATTAGCCTTAGACCAACCAGTACCACCATCTCCACGGTGGTTTAAAGTAGCACGCGCAGCCTCTAGGTATTCAGCCTGGTCCTTGCTAAAGAGCGTACCAGGGAAGAGCCCAACTAGATGGGAAACGTGGCGGTGGTTGTTTTCAATCCCTTCATTAGTGAATTGTGGACTGTCCTCCTCATACCATTCCTTGATACGTCCTTCTTTATTGATATGAAGGGGTTTTAGTTTGTCAAATTTAGCCTTAACCTCTGTGACTAAGTCTTGGTCGACTTTCAGATGGTTGGCAACTTCCATGTAGTCGTGGAATAGTTGCCAGACTAGCGACTGGTCAAAGGTGTTCCCGATTGTGATGGTCCCGTGTTCTGGTGAGTAGGATGGAGAAGACACCCAACGGTCGCTGGTCTTGTCATAGTGCAAGAAGGAGTTCCAGAACTTAGCGGTTTCCTTGAGCATTGGATAAATCTTTTCTTTTAGATAAGTTTCATCCTTGGTGAACTTATAGTAGTCATAGACATTCTGCATCATCCAAGCGTTGGCTGCTGGAGACCAACCCCAATAGTAATTCCAGCCTGGAGTAGTCCAGCCAAATGGTGTCGCCTGAGTGTGGACCAGCCAACCATTTTCTTGACCGTCTTTGGATTCGATACCAGCGTATTCCTTGGCAGCGATACGACCATAATAGCGCATGTCGTCAATGTAATTGATCATTGGCTTGGCAGTTTCAGCAAGGTTGCTCATGTAGGCAGGCCAATAGTTCATTTGCAAATTGACATTGAGGTGGTAGTCAGCGTTCCAAGGTGGATTGTCTACAGCATTCCAGACTCCTTGTAGGTTGGCAGGAAGGGCATCTGTCCGATCACGAGACGAACTGATGAGTAAATAACGTCCGTATTGGAAGAAGAGTTCTTCCAATTTTTGCCCTTTTTCTGGGTCATAGCCTTGAAGGGCCTCTTTTGTCGTTTGAGCAGTCTTGTTTCCGCCTAGATTTAGTTTAACGCGGTTAAAGAGACTTTGATAATCCTTGATATGGTCCTTTTTAAGTGTCTCGTAGTCTTTGGCCTTAGCAGCTTCGACAATCCCTTTAACTGTTTTTTCGAGGTCAATGTCTTTTCGATAGTTGGTTTTTGGATTCTGAGCAAAGTTAGTCTTGGCACTGAGATAGAGGGTCGCATAACTTGCGCCTGTAACGGTTAGAGTTTCGTCCTGAACAGTCACCTTTCCGTCCGTTTTAATTCCTAGGTAGGATGCAAATTTGAGGCCGTTATCTTTGACAGTTCCTTTTAGAAGGATTCCATGTTCATCTGTAGTGACATGACCATTCTTAAAGTTGGAATATTCCCAAGAGTATTCACCATTAGCAAGCAAGTCTTCTGTCAGGCTATTCCAAAGGGTAAAGTCAAGCGTCTTGTTTCCTTTTTTGGTCAAGTGGGTCACAGTGACATCATCAGGATAGCTGGAGAAGGTTTCGCGTTTGAAGGTCGTCCCATCTTGGGTGTAAGAAGTTGTTGTAGTGGCTTCTGTGATATCCAGATTACGGTGATAATCAGTTACAGTATCTAACCCTTTCTTCTGGTTATTAAAGACCATGAAGATATCTCCAAAGGCTAGGTAACGTCCATACTGGGCGTTGTTTGGTCCAACCAGATTTTGTTCAGCTAGCTGTTTTGCTTTTTGGCGGTCACCAGCTTCGAGGGCTTTACGAATCTCAGCCAAGACCTTGTAGCGCTCCTTGTAGTTTCCTCCGTTATAGTCGGTGCTATCGGGTTGTGGTCCTCCTGACCAGAGGGTCTTTTCGTTGTACTGGATTCTCTCTTCCCCAATGAGTCCGAAAACCTTGGCTCCCATTTCTCCATTTCCGACAGGAAGGGCTTGTTTTTCCCATCCATCATAGGAGGGAGCTGTTGGTTGATCGTAGTTGAGTTGATAGTTTTCTTGCTTTGTCACAGGCTGATCTGCTTTTTCAGGTTCCTTATTTTCTTTAGCTTCTACAATGGCTTCTTCACTAGCTTGACTATTTGTCGTCTGAGTCTCGTTAGCTGGCTTGCTTTCGGAAACTACTGGACTCTCGGCTAGAGACGGTTTTGTAGTTTCAGTAGCTTCAGCAGCTTTGGGTTCACTATCAGGCTTAGTGATAGCTTCGACAGAGGTTGGTTCAGTTTGCTTGACCTCAACACTGTCTGCAGCTACAGTATGGTTGACTAGAAAAACAGCCCCCAGCAAAACAGAAGCAGTCCCAACCGTTAGTTTGCGGATGCTATAGCGACAGGATTTCTCCCAAAATCTTTTATCCATAGAAATCTCCTTTAGCATTTGGAACCGTTTACATTTTGTAAGACAAATCCCTATATTTTTGTTTCTATTTACCTCCCATTCTACTGGTCATCTAGCATTTGTCAAGAGGTTTCTGGTGAAAAACATATTTGATATTGCTTTTTCTTAAAATAGTAGAAGAAAGAGAGGAAAGGGTGGAATTATTCGTAATTTCATAGTTCATTCTGAATGTAAGACTAGCTTAGAATTGGCTTAACTCCATCCCTGAAAGCGTAAAACAAACTAGTCAGAAAAGTCACTTTATGGTATAATATAGAAGACTCAAAAAGAAACAGGAGAAAAAGAATGGATTTACTTTTAGCAGTTATCTTGATTGTGCTAGCTTTTCTAGGAGGAGCTCTTGGAGGTATGTATTTGGTTCGTAAGCAGATCGAAAAAGAATTTGCTGACAACCCACGTTTGAACGCTGAGGCAGTTCGTGCTCTCTTGAGCGCAAATGGTCAAAAACCAAGCGAAGCCAAGGTTCAACAAGTTTACCACCAAATCATCCGTCAACAAAAAGCAGCCCTTGCTAACAATAAAAAGAAATAAATAGGAAAAGTCTGGGATGAAAGTTCCAGACTTCTCACTATGTTCAATAGTTCTCAAGGATAAGACTTTTTCCTTGCATTCTATTGATATTTGATTATGATTAAGAGAGAGGCAGTTGACATTTTATCGAGCTGTCGGTCAGTTCGTTCAGGATAAGGAATCATGATGAACTATCAATCAGAAAAAGAAGACTAGAAAGAAGACTGTATGGATAATCGACCAATTGGTTTTTTGGATTCGGGTGTCGGGGGCTTGACTGTTGTTCGTGAGCTCATGCGCCAGCTTCCCCATGAAGAAATCGTCTATATTGGAGATTCGGCTCGGGCGCCCTACGGCCCTCGTCCTGCTGAGCAAATTCGTGAATATACTTGGCAGTTGGTCAACTTTCTCTTGACCAAGGATGTCAAAATGATTGTCATTGCTTGTAATACTGCGACCGCGGTCGTCTGGGAAGAAATCAAGGCGAAACTAGACATTCCTGTCCTAGGTGTGATTTTGCCAGGAGCTTCGGCAGCTATCAAGTCCAGTCAAGGCGGGAAAATCG is a window from the Streptococcus oralis genome containing:
- a CDS encoding SIALI-17 repeat-containing surface protein, whose product is MDKRFWEKSCRYSIRKLTVGTASVLLGAVFLVNHTVAADSVEVKQTEPTSVEAITKPDSEPKAAEATETTKPSLAESPVVSESKPANETQTTNSQASEEAIVEAKENKEPEKADQPVTKQENYQLNYDQPTAPSYDGWEKQALPVGNGEMGAKVFGLIGEERIQYNEKTLWSGGPQPDSTDYNGGNYKERYKVLAEIRKALEAGDRQKAKQLAEQNLVGPNNAQYGRYLAFGDIFMVFNNQKKGLDTVTDYHRNLDITEATTTTSYTQDGTTFKRETFSSYPDDVTVTHLTKKGNKTLDFTLWNSLTEDLLANGEYSWEYSNFKNGHVTTDEHGILLKGTVKDNGLKFASYLGIKTDGKVTVQDETLTVTGASYATLYLSAKTNFAQNPKTNYRKDIDLEKTVKGIVEAAKAKDYETLKKDHIKDYQSLFNRVKLNLGGNKTAQTTKEALQGYDPEKGQKLEELFFQYGRYLLISSSRDRTDALPANLQGVWNAVDNPPWNADYHLNVNLQMNYWPAYMSNLAETAKPMINYIDDMRYYGRIAAKEYAGIESKDGQENGWLVHTQATPFGWTTPGWNYYWGWSPAANAWMMQNVYDYYKFTKDETYLKEKIYPMLKETAKFWNSFLHYDKTSDRWVSSPSYSPEHGTITIGNTFDQSLVWQLFHDYMEVANHLKVDQDLVTEVKAKFDKLKPLHINKEGRIKEWYEEDSPQFTNEGIENNHRHVSHLVGLFPGTLFSKDQAEYLEAARATLNHRGDGGTGWSKANKINLWARLLDGNRAHRLLAEQLKYSTLENLWDTHAPFQIDGNFGATSGMAEMLLQSHTGYIAPLPALPDAWKDGQVSGLIARGNFEVSMKWKDKNLQSLSFLSNVGGDLVVDYPNIEASQIKVNGKPVTATVLKDNRIQLTTQKGDVITFEHFPGRVTSLTAVRQNGVTAELTFNQVEGATHYVIQRQVKDASGQTSASKEFVTNQTHFIDRSLDPQHAYTYTVKAMLGEVPTQVSEQATVETYSELIDDRDSRIQYGAAFGNWADSELFGGTEKFADLSKGDYTDEDLTATIPFTGVGIEIYGLKSSELGLATAKIDGKEVGELDFHTAGATEKGSLIGRFAGLSDGPHTLTLRVKREHKGRGSERSKISLDYFKILAGTGNTIEKMDDRDSRIQYGSQFKDWSDPELYGGTEKYADINNSYPSTASEAQATISFTGTGIRIFGLKSLALGRARVTLDGKEMSSLDFYTSGPTEKRAFIGEFTNLTDGPHTLTLRVDPDSPEGRKKISLDSFDIIKAPAVGLDSPSIAPLKENDKTISLSLPAGDWEAIAVTFPGVKDPLVLRKVDETHLVTSGDQTILSVQDNQVQIPIPEATDRQTGKAIEAYAIQGTSTSSPVVAVFTKKDEKKVDEKQPTTSKGDEPAPTVKIPEYTEPIGTAGQEEPPTVEKPEYTKPIGTAGEEEEPTVKIPEYTEPIGTAGQEEAPTVEKPEYTESIGTAGQEEAPTVEKPEYTKPIGTSGEQTAPTLSLPGYPVRVLKNKETGVEIIGGASDLEGISHVSSQRVLAQELFGKTYDAYDLQLKNPTDHSLQPKGSVLVRLPISANVEKVYYITPTKELQVLDFTVRDRKVEFITSHFSTYAVVYQAAGTSSNTEEKTSASDTETLAHETEQLSSSPSLAKTGYHSPKEELPATGDASNPLLFLAGLSLALTATFMLKGRKDDSN
- a CDS encoding YneF family protein, producing the protein MDLLLAVILIVLAFLGGALGGMYLVRKQIEKEFADNPRLNAEAVRALLSANGQKPSEAKVQQVYHQIIRQQKAALANNKKK